The genome window CGAGTTTCGCCCCGGGTGTGATGAACCAGCGTCTGGCCGGCCATCTCACCGTGGGCCTGGCGCTGGGCCTCGCCCAGTTCGCCGTGATGGCCCTCGCGGTGTGGCGCTACACCGTGCACATGAGCCGGCGCGTCGACCCGGCGGCACGTCGGCTCCGCACCGAGCTGGAGCGCGCCGACGCCCGGGGGACGAGCGACCGGCAGCCCAGGGGGTTCGGCACGTGGTGACGGTCTCCGCAAGCGTCGTGAACCGGTTCAGTCTGCAACTGACGTTCGTCCTCTTCCTGTCCGTCGTCGTGGTGACCCTGTTCACGGCGCTGCTGACGGCTCCTCAGCGCGACGAGATCAGCGAGTTCTACCTCGGCAACCGGAACATGTCGCCGCTGCGCAACGGCCTGGCGATGTGCGGCGACTACCTGTCGGCGGCGACCCTCCTCGGCAGTACGGGCCTGGTCGCGCTCACCGGTTACGACGGACTGCTGTACCTGGGCGGGACCGCGGTCGCCTGGATGGCGGTGCTCCTGGTCGTCGCCGAGCCCCTGCACAACTCCGGCAGGTTCACCCTGGGCGACACCCTGGCGCTGCGCCTGCCCCGTCGCCAGCGGCCCGTGCGCCTGGCCCTCGCCGTCTGCACCCTGGTCATCACCACGCTCTACCTGGTGGCCCAACTCATCGGCAGTGTGGCGCTGCTGACCCAGTTCGTGGGCGAGCCGAGCCAGGCCGTCCGCACTCTGTGCGTGATCGCCATCGGCACCATCGTCGTCGTCTACGCCGCGCTCGGCGGCATGCCCGGTGCGACCTTCATCCAGGTCGTCAAGGCCGTGATGCTGGTGTCCGGCGTGGCGATCATGGCGGTCCTGGTGCTGACCCGCTTCCACTGGAACGTCAACGCGCTGCTGTCGGCCGCCGCCCGGGGCAGCGGCCTCGGGCAGCGCTTCCTGGAGTCCGGGCTGCGCTACGGCGCCGGGACCGCCAGCAAGCTCGACTTCTTCAGTCTGGAGCTGGCCATCGTCCTGGGTCTCGCCGCGCTCCCCCACGTGGTGATGCGTCTGCTCGCTCCCCGCACCAACCGTGTGCTGCGCACCTCGGTCGTCTGGGCCATGGGGCTCGTCGGCTTCGTCTGCCTCGCCGCCGGCATCCTCGGCCTGGGCGCGACAGCGATCCTGGGGCGCGAGAACATCGCGAAGATCGACCCCCGGGGCGATGCGACCGTCCTGTTGCTCGCCCAGTCCCTCGGCGGCGGCCTGCTCACCGCGCTGATCTCCTGTCTGGCCTTCGTGACCCTGCTCGCGGTCGCGGCCGGACTCACATTGGCCGCCGCCTCCTCGCTCGCCCACGACCTCTACGGCGAGGTCATCCGCAAGGGGCAGGCGACCCAGACCGAAGAGCTGGGTGTGGCGCGGATGGCGGCGGCCGTCATCGGTGTCCTCGGCATGCTGCTGGCCCTGCTGCCGTGGGAGATCAGCACGGCCAGTCTCGCCTTCCTCGCCTTCGCGATCGCGGCCTCGGCGATCCTGCCGGCCCTCGTCTACAGCCTGTTCTGGCGCCGCTTCTCCGCGCACGGGGCGCTGCTCAGCCTGTACGGCGGCCTGGCCTGCTCGGTGCTGCTGGTGGTGTTCTCCCCGGTGCTCTCCGGCTCCCCCACATCGGTGTATCCACATATCGACTTCGCCTGGTTCCCGCTGCAGAACCCGGGCATCGTCTCGATCCCGGCGGGATTCCTGCTGGGGTGGCTGGGGAGCGTGCTGCGACCGCAGCAGGAGCCCGCGGAGTACGAGGAGTTCCAGATCCGCACGCTGGTGGGCGCGGCGCCCCGCGCGGCCCGGGACTGACCGCTCCCTCCGACGTCCCGGCACCGCCCACCGCGGAGGGGCCCCTGCCAGGGCGAACGCGCCCGGCCGGGGCCTTCCGCCGCACGGCGGCCCGTTGTGGCGTCAGCCGTTGGGGCGCAGGGTCCGGACCACCGTCATTTCGCCGGTGACGGCGCCATCTGCACTTCGCGGCAGCCGATGAGCCCATCGACACCGGCCGAGGTCCCTGGTTCCGGCCGACACGGTCCCTGGTTCCGGCCGACACGGTCCCTGGTTCCGGCCGACACGACAGGGCCGGACGGGCGTGATGCCCGGCCGCAGGACCGCGCTGCCGATCCGGCCACCGCCGCCGGCCGTATCCGTCAGAACGGAACAGGCAAAGGCAAGATCGGCCCTGATTCTGGCAAGGCGGGAGCTTCCTCCCGGCGATCGCCCATGATGTGTCACTCGACAGGCACTCCGAGTGACGGGATGTGAGCGGTGTGGTGATCGAAGCCGGTGTGGTCACGGGGTACGTGATCGCGTGGGCGGTGCGCAAGGCGCGTCGAGCGGCGGGGCGGCTGGACGGCGAAGTCGACGCGGCGATCGATGCCGGGTTGGACAAGCTGCATGAGGTGGTGGCAGGAAAGCTCATAGGTCACCCGGTGCTGAACGACCTGGAAGAGGAGGCCGCAGCCACGGCCGTCGGTGACAGCCACATCAGTGAGCTGACCCGTCAGCAGGTGGAACTGGCCGTCACTGCCGCGGCCGGCAAGGACGATGCCTTCGCGCGGGCGGTGACCGAGCTCGTGGCCGCTGTGAGGGCCGGCGAGCAGGCCGGCGGGCAGAGTGTGCTCGGCCACGGCGGTGTGACCGTCGCCGGTGACGTCGACATCCGCGCCGACCACGGTGCCGCGGCGGCGTGGAACATCGGGACGGTGACGATCGGTCGGACTTCGGGGGACCCTCAGGGGCCGGGTCGTTCCCGCGACTGAACGCTCCCGGCTTTCTTTCCCGACGTCGCTCTCCGTCCCGCGGTCACGCTTCACCAGACGCTCAAGCACAGGGTGCCGGGGTCATCGCCTCGGGGACCGTCGCAGCCGGAACCATCGGGACGGTGAACCTGCTGTTCAGGCGCCGACGAGAGGGTCTGGACACGGCTGCCCACCATCTCGCGACCGAATCCGGGCGTTTCTGGGGCGCTGAGAAAGGGGTGTACGACCTGGACGACAAGCCGTCCATCCCGGTTCAGTGGATCTGGGACCATCGCTTCTCCCGCCCGCGCGACGAGGTCCTCCCGGAGTCGGACGGCGACAGCGGTGTCGTCGGCGACCTCTACACACAGGTCTACAGCCGGCTTCCCGACCCCACCCGCCTGGTTCTGCTGGGACATGCGGGCACCGGCAAGTCGGCCGCCATGCTGCTCCTGCTGCTGGCGGCCCTGGACGACCGCGAGGAGAACCCGGAAGTCAGGGTCCCCGTCTGGATCACGCTCAGCAGCTGGAACCCGCACGAGCGCCGGCTGCGTGAGCTGGCGGTCGAGGCGATGGAGTGGCTGGTGCCTCACCTGCGCAAGGATTCCGTCTACGGCCCGGCAGCCGCGGCACGGCTGTTCGACGAGGGCAGGGTGGCACTGTTCCTCGACGGGCTCGACGAGATGCCCAAGGAGCTGCGCAAGGCGGCGATGACAGCCGTGGCCACCGAGGCCGGTGCTCTGCCGGTCGTGATCACCTGCCGGTCGGGCGAATACGTCAGGCCCACGGCACCCGGCCGCAAGATCGTCGCCCCGGTGGTGCTCCAGCTGCGCCCGCTGCAGGCGGACACCGTGGCCCTCTACCTGACGAAGGGCAACGCGGGCGCTGATCTGCCCGTCTGGCAGAACCTGGCCGACCACATCGTCGCCCACCCCGGCGGACCGATGGCTCGCGCCCTGCAGACCCCGCTCTACGTGTCCTTGATGCACGCCGCCTATCCGGAGCCGGGCCCTGAGCACGACCCGGCCGAACTCCTGGCGCTGGGCGACCACGACAAGATCCAGGAGACGGTCGTCGACCAGTTCCTCGACCGGGTGTACCCCGACGCACCCGGGATTCCGGGCCCTTCGGACGAGCGCCGCCGCGACACTCTTCGCGGTTCCCGGCGCGGCCGGTGGTGGGCCCGCGCGACGAGAAGGATCAGCGCCTGGAACCTGGCACGGCGCAGGCGCCGAGGGCTGCGCTTCCTCGAATGGACCGCGTTCCACCTGGGTGAAGGCACCGACCTGCGGTGGTGGCAGATACCGAACTGGGCGTCCCCGGACCGGCTCGCCGGGATGTGCATGGTCCCTGCCGCGCTGTCCACCACGGTGCTGTGCCTGTTCGGGGTGCTCGTCACGGGCGAGCGGTCCACGATCCTGCTCATTGGCATCGCGCTGGCCGCCTGGGGGCTGGGTGGCCTCTTCGGGGTCCTGGCGTTCAACCAACTGCATCGCGCAGGAGGCCGACCACTGGGGATGCGGCTCCGCAAGCCCACAGCCGCCGAGGCTCGATACGTCCTGGGCAAGGGGCTGATGCCGGCCGCGCCGTTCTTCTACGGCGCCTACCTCGCAAAAGGAGTCCTCGCGGGGCTGGGTGCGAGCCTGGGCATCTTCTTCTTGGGGGTCGTCGGCGGAGACCTGACCCCACACGGTGAGGGCGGCCTGCTCGCCCTGTGGTCGCAGCCGCTGACCGACGACACGCGCATCACCGTGCCCCGGAGTTACCGCGGGGACTGGTTGCGTACCGTTTACGTCGTCCTCACCGCCACCATCGCCACCGGGCTGGTGACCGCCTTCGCCGGAGCCGTCGAGGGCGGTGCGTCCACAGGGTTGCGCTACGGCTGTGGCATCGGCGCGGCCATGGGCTGGTTGCTCGGTCTCGGGCCTGCGGTTGTCCTACGAATCACACCGGTCGTGGTGAGCCGGCGCCACGGCCTGGGGTACGGCTCGTTCACCCGTCACCTGCGCACGGCACACCGACTGAAGGTGATCCGGCAGGCGGGCGTCGTGTACCAGTTCCGACACACCGCCCTGCAGGCTCGTCTGCGGAGCCGGTACGAGGCCTTCACCTCGAGCAGCCGCGACTCCGAGCGGCCGGCACTGGCTGAGCGGTGCGACTGACCGCATGCTCGGGTCGCCTAGAAGATCGGGTTGATCGTGCATCCGTGTGCCTGTGGGAGCCGACGTACGAGGAGATAGGTCCGCCGGCTGGGGTGCTCGTGTCCGGGGTGTGGTGCTCGGTCGAGCCGTGCGGTGAGGGTGAGGCCCGCTTGGGCGAGGGCCGCCGTTTCGGCGACCGGGTCGAGGAAGCGGAAGGTGAGGTCGACGGGGCGGTCCCACCATTCGGTGAGGTGTGTCGCCTGTCCGGGGCGGGTGTCGCCGTCGCTGGTGTGGAAGGCGAGGAGGGCATGGCCTTCAGGGCGCAGCACACGGGCGAATTCCCTGTAGGCGGCGGCTCGTTGGTTCTGGTCCAGGTGGATCACGGCGTACCAGCACAGGATGCCGCTCGCCGTCCGCGAGCGGATCGGCAGCGCGGTCATGTCCGCAGCGGCGAACGGCAGGGAGGTGGCGTGGTGCGCGATGGTGCACATGGCAGGCGACAGGTCGACGCCGAAGGTACGGGCTCCGCGGCGGGCCAGGTGGGCTGTTGCGTGGCCCGGTCCGCAGCCGATGTCCACGATCGGTCCGTCGGTGGCCAGTTCGGCGAAGGCGTCCAGCAGAGCGCGGTCGAGGGGCTTGCCCTGGAGTTCGTCGCCGATCTCGGCGGCGTAGCGTTCGGCCACCGTGTCGTAGCTGCGGCGTGTCACGGCGGTCGCCGCGGTATGCGGGCGAGGTGCTGTCATGCCTGGCTCCGCTCGGGTCGGATGATCGCTTCGGCACCGATCGGAGTGAACCCGGCGGCGAGGAAGGAGCGCAGCGAGCGGGCGTTGCCCGGGGCGACGGCGGCGTGGACGAGCTCCCCTTCCGGGACCAGGGTGAGGGCGTCGGCGAGCAGCGCCCGGCCTTGTCCGCGACCGCCGTCCGCGGGTTGATGCAGTTCGATGCTGAGTTCCGTACGCCCGGCGAGTCCCGCCGCCAGAGTGACCAAGCCTCGCTCGTCCCCGAATACCCGTACTCCGGAGCGCAGTTGCCGGGCATACCGCACCCTGGGGTGGTCGTCGGCGTCCGTGATCGGCCGCAGGCGGGGTGGGCCGCCGGTGCCGCGGTGGACGAGGGTGGCGTCGACGCTGCCGATCCGGCCCGTGGGTCCGGCGAGGGCGCGCAGGAAGTCCGGGGACAAGGAGCCGCCGAAGCCGTCGGGCCGGTGCGCGTGGACCTGTGCGCCGGGCAGCGCGGTGGCGACGACGGCGTGGCCGGTGAAGGCGACCGAGCACTCCAGTCCGCCGGGCAGCGCGGGCAGCACCGTGACCGCCCCGTCGGCGGGCGGGAAGCGTCCTTCGGCGGCGTCGCAAAGGTACGCCAGCAGCGGGTGCGCGGGCGCGAGTGCGGTTCGGTGGGCATCGAGGAAGGCCAGCAGCGCGGCGTTGAACCGCTCCGGTTGCTCCAGGTTCGGCAGGTGGGCGGCGTCGTCGATGACTTCGAGCGACGAGCCGGTGACGAGCCCGTGGATGAGCCGGGCCTCCTCCACCGGCGTGTAGGTGTCCTCGGCGCCCACCATCACGAGGGTCGGTACCCGCACGGCCTCCAACGCAGGGCGGTAGTCCGGCCGTTCGGCCCGCCCGCGCAGGGCCGCCGCGGCTCCGGCCGGGTCGGTGCCGCGCATCATGCCCAGTACGTGCCCGGCGACCTCGGGCAGGCCGGTCACGTGGTGCGGCGCGATCATCCTGTCGATCACCTGGGTCGCGTACCCGTCCATGCCCTCGGCCGGCAGGCGGTCGGCGAGCGCGTTGCGGAACGCCCTGCCTTCCTCGGTCTCGGCGACCGGTGAGGTGTCGGCCAGCACCAGCGCGGCCACCCGCTCGGGGTGACTGCGCTGCATCTCCATGGCGATCTGGCCGCCCATCGACAGCCCCGCCACCACGGCCCGCTCCACCCCGAGCCGGTCGAGCAGCTCCGCGAGATCCCGCGCGAAGTCCGACAGCAGCGTCGTCCCTGGAACGACCGTGCTCTCCCCGTAGCCGCGCAGGTCGGGGACGATCACCCGGTACCCCGCGCCCACGAGCGCCTCAACCTGGGGCCGCCACATGCTGCGGTTGAACGGGTGCCCGTGGACCAACAGGACCGGCACCCCTGCGGGGGAACCGAGATCGTCACAGGAGATGGTGACACCGGGCGCGACGAGGACCGCGCGCGCTTTGGTCCCGCTCGCCGATGCCGACGCCGCGCTGGTGGAGTTCATGCCAGCCGCCCTTCTGGGTGGGAGTACGCCGGTCGCGTACCGTCTCGCGGCCGGCGTCATGGGAGAGTCCTGAGTGCTCGTCAGGGTTTCACGGCGTGCACGATCCGCAGCCCCTGGGGTCTGCGGCATCGTGGCGGGCGTCCGGTCCCGCCGCCCCGACCTGTCTGGAGCGGGTTCGCGCGCTGCACCGCAGGGGCGTCATCCCCGCCTACCACGCCGACATCCCCGCCGCCCTCAACCGCGGCGTTCAGGCGCTCGTCCCCGTCGGACCGGCTCGGCGAGCGCGGCGAGATCACCGGCTTCCGCACCTCGGTCATTTTTCAGCAGGTGAGCAACACCGCCCCCACGCGGCTTCCCGTGGCCGACCAGCACTTCAGCTGTCAGCGAGGCTGTCAGGGCACGGTGATGACGATCTTGCCGCGCGCGTGACCCCCGGCACTCCGGTCGGGCTTGCTGTGCCAACCGGGCACGACGGTTCGTCTGCGTGCCGAACTGGAGGAGTGGCTGCCGGGGGTCCCGCCAGCACCCGGCGTGGGCACCCCGAGCGCCACCGGGCGACCTGACAGGGCCGGCAGACGACGTCAGGTCGCCGACGTTCGTGCAGGCGACTCGGCCCTGCTCCTGAAGACGGCCGGGCCCGAACTCGGCCCGACCTGCCGGCAGCGCCGCGCCGAGGTGGCTCGGCCCCGGCTCACCCGTTCAGCCGCAAGGTCCACACCACGGTCATCTCGCCCGTGACGGCCCCGTCCTCGCGCTGAATGGCAATGCTCACAGGGAATTCCGGCCGCGCACCCGCGTCGAGTTCCGCGATGACCTCGGCCGCCGGGCGGCCCAGGGTCGCCGTGGCCGTCACCGGTCCCATGGCGAGCTTCTTGTAGTCGATCTCGGCCCGCACCGCGAGCGGTACCGCGCGGAAGAGCTGGTCGCCGAAGGCTGTCAGAACGATGGCTCCGCTGGCGGATTCGGCCAACGTGAACATGGCGCCGGCGTGGGGACCGCCGAGGTGATTGTGGTATTCCGGCTGGTCCGGGAGCTGGAGCACGGCACGCTCCGGGGTCACCTCGATGAACTCGAGGTTCAGGGTGCGCACCATAGGGACCGCGGCGGCAAGCATCTCGCCCATCGAGGCGCTGTCAACTGTCACAGACGACATGTTACCGGCGAGTAGTAGTTCTGGCCACCCCGCTCCGCGGATGCCGCAACGCCGGACACGGCACCCCGTCAGCCGATGCTGAAGGCGCCGTCGGGAGGTTCAGGCGACGGGACGGCGTTCTCGTCGTGCACCGGCTCCGCGCCGCCCAAGAAGTCCCGTAGCGCCGCGCCGTGTTCGACGCGGGCCGGGAACGCGTCCGCGGCGGATCGGCGGGCGAGCGGGGCCGTGTCCAGTGGCCGGTGCCCGGCGAGGAGTACGGCGTTGCCGAAGCGGCGGCCGCGCAGCACGGCCGGCTCGGCGATCAGCACCAGCTCCTGGAAAACCGTCGCGAATGTGGCGAGTTGGGAGCGCAGGAAGGCGAAGGGCGCGGAGTCGGCGAGGTTCGCCAGATAGACGCCGTCCGGGCGCAGCACCCGCTCGGCGGCACGCGCGTACGCCACCGTCGTCAGGTGGGCGGGGACACGGGAGCCGCCGAAGACGTCCGCGATCACGATGTCGGCCGAGGACGGCGGGGCGGCCTCGAGCCAGGCGCGGGCGTCAGCCGCGTGCAGGGTGATGCCGGAGTCCGCGGGCAGCGGCAGGTGCTCCACGACGAGGTCGAGCAGGCCCCGGTCGGCCTCGACCACGTCCTGCCGTGAGCCGGGTCTGGTCGCGGCGACATAGCGCGGCAGGGTGAGCGCGCCCCCGCCGAGGTGCACCACGTCCAGCGCCCGCCCCGGCTCCGCGGCCGTGTCCAGCACATGGCCGAGCCGTCGCGCGTACTCGAACTCCAGATGCGTCGGGGCGTCCAGATCGACGTACGACTGCGGCGCCCCGTCGACCGTGAGGAGCCAGGCCCGCTCACGGTCGACGTCGGGCATCAGCTTGGCGGTGCCGTGGTCGGTGGTACGGGTGACGGGTATGGGCTCGCTCACGGCTCCATTGTGCGGGTGCGGGAAGACCGCGGCCTCCCCGCACCCGCTCGGAACGGCACCCTCAGGCGAGGGACGTCACCGTGCCGGCGCCGACCGTCCGGCCGCCCTCACGGATCGCGAACCCCAGCCCCGGCTCCAGCGGGACCTCACGGCCCAGCTCCACCGTCATCGTGACCGTGTCGCCGGGGCGGGCGACCGCCGTCTCCCCGAGGTCGACGTCGCCGACGACATCCGCCGTACGGATGTAGAACTGCGGCCGGTAACCGGTCGACACCGGCGTCGTACGCCCGCCCTCACGGGCCGACAGCACGTACACCCGCGCCGTGAAGCGCCGGCTCGGCACCACGCTGCCGGGCGCCGCGACGACGTGCCCGCGGCGGACCGCGTCGCGCGGCACCCCGCGCAGCAGCAGCGCAACGTTGTCCCCCGCCTGCGCCTCCTCCATCGGCTTGCCGAAGGTCTCCAGACCGGTGACCACCGTCTCCACCTCCGCGCCGAGCACCTCGACCCGGTCGCCCACCCGGATTCTGCCGCGCTCGACCGCGCCGGTGACGACCGTGCCGCGGCCGGTGATGGTGAGCACGTTCTCCACCGGCAGGAGGAACGGCGCGTCCACGTACCGCTCGGGCACGGGCACATACGTGTCCACCGCGTCGAGCAGCGCGTCGATCGCCGCGGTCCAACGCGGGTCGCCCTCCAGGGCCTTGAGCCCGGAGACGCGTACGACCGGTACGGAGTCCCCCGGGTAGCCCTGCGCGGTGAGCAGGTCGCGGACCTCCAGCTCGACCAGGTCGGTGAGCTCCTCGTCGCCCGCGTCGGCCTTGTTGAGGGCGACGACGATGTGGTCGACGCCCACCTGCCGGGCGAGCAGCACGTGTTCGGCGGTCTGCGGCATGATCCCGTCGAGCGCGGAGACGACGAGGATCGCCCCGTCGAGCTGCGCGGCCCCGGTGACCATGTTCTTGACGTAGTCGGCGTGGCCCGGCATGTCCACGTGCGCGTAGTGCCGGGTGTCCGTCTCGTACTCGACGTGCGCGATGTTGATGGTGATGCCGCGCGCCGCCTCCTCCGGGGCCCGGTCGATCCGGTCGAACGGCACGAAGGTGCCGCTGCCGCGCTCGGCGAGGACCTTGGTGATGGCGGCGGTCAGGGTGGTCTTGCCGTGGTCGACATGGCCCATCGTGCCGATGTTCAGGTGCGGTTTGGTGCGCACGTATGCCGTCTTGGACATGGCTGTACCTCGTAGCCTCTTCGGTGGTGCTCAAGTGACGGCCCCGGCGTCGGGAACGGCGGCCGGGACGGGGACCCCGAGG of Streptomyces cynarae contains these proteins:
- a CDS encoding DUF485 domain-containing protein, which codes for MNGYPPPPADWSPPAADSTRVPSLYEHPDFQSIRGAFRAFAAVAVTLVVGGFLLYVLLSSFAPGVMNQRLAGHLTVGLALGLAQFAVMALAVWRYTVHMSRRVDPAARRLRTELERADARGTSDRQPRGFGTW
- a CDS encoding solute symporter family protein, which encodes MVTVSASVVNRFSLQLTFVLFLSVVVVTLFTALLTAPQRDEISEFYLGNRNMSPLRNGLAMCGDYLSAATLLGSTGLVALTGYDGLLYLGGTAVAWMAVLLVVAEPLHNSGRFTLGDTLALRLPRRQRPVRLALAVCTLVITTLYLVAQLIGSVALLTQFVGEPSQAVRTLCVIAIGTIVVVYAALGGMPGATFIQVVKAVMLVSGVAIMAVLVLTRFHWNVNALLSAAARGSGLGQRFLESGLRYGAGTASKLDFFSLELAIVLGLAALPHVVMRLLAPRTNRVLRTSVVWAMGLVGFVCLAAGILGLGATAILGRENIAKIDPRGDATVLLLAQSLGGGLLTALISCLAFVTLLAVAAGLTLAAASSLAHDLYGEVIRKGQATQTEELGVARMAAAVIGVLGMLLALLPWEISTASLAFLAFAIAASAILPALVYSLFWRRFSAHGALLSLYGGLACSVLLVVFSPVLSGSPTSVYPHIDFAWFPLQNPGIVSIPAGFLLGWLGSVLRPQQEPAEYEEFQIRTLVGAAPRAARD
- a CDS encoding NACHT domain-containing protein — encoded protein: MNLLFRRRREGLDTAAHHLATESGRFWGAEKGVYDLDDKPSIPVQWIWDHRFSRPRDEVLPESDGDSGVVGDLYTQVYSRLPDPTRLVLLGHAGTGKSAAMLLLLLAALDDREENPEVRVPVWITLSSWNPHERRLRELAVEAMEWLVPHLRKDSVYGPAAAARLFDEGRVALFLDGLDEMPKELRKAAMTAVATEAGALPVVITCRSGEYVRPTAPGRKIVAPVVLQLRPLQADTVALYLTKGNAGADLPVWQNLADHIVAHPGGPMARALQTPLYVSLMHAAYPEPGPEHDPAELLALGDHDKIQETVVDQFLDRVYPDAPGIPGPSDERRRDTLRGSRRGRWWARATRRISAWNLARRRRRGLRFLEWTAFHLGEGTDLRWWQIPNWASPDRLAGMCMVPAALSTTVLCLFGVLVTGERSTILLIGIALAAWGLGGLFGVLAFNQLHRAGGRPLGMRLRKPTAAEARYVLGKGLMPAAPFFYGAYLAKGVLAGLGASLGIFFLGVVGGDLTPHGEGGLLALWSQPLTDDTRITVPRSYRGDWLRTVYVVLTATIATGLVTAFAGAVEGGASTGLRYGCGIGAAMGWLLGLGPAVVLRITPVVVSRRHGLGYGSFTRHLRTAHRLKVIRQAGVVYQFRHTALQARLRSRYEAFTSSSRDSERPALAERCD
- a CDS encoding class I SAM-dependent DNA methyltransferase, producing the protein MTAPRPHTAATAVTRRSYDTVAERYAAEIGDELQGKPLDRALLDAFAELATDGPIVDIGCGPGHATAHLARRGARTFGVDLSPAMCTIAHHATSLPFAAADMTALPIRSRTASGILCWYAVIHLDQNQRAAAYREFARVLRPEGHALLAFHTSDGDTRPGQATHLTEWWDRPVDLTFRFLDPVAETAALAQAGLTLTARLDRAPHPGHEHPSRRTYLLVRRLPQAHGCTINPIF
- a CDS encoding DUF4442 domain-containing protein, producing the protein MSSVTVDSASMGEMLAAAVPMVRTLNLEFIEVTPERAVLQLPDQPEYHNHLGGPHAGAMFTLAESASGAIVLTAFGDQLFRAVPLAVRAEIDYKKLAMGPVTATATLGRPAAEVIAELDAGARPEFPVSIAIQREDGAVTGEMTVVWTLRLNG
- a CDS encoding spermidine synthase, giving the protein MSEPIPVTRTTDHGTAKLMPDVDRERAWLLTVDGAPQSYVDLDAPTHLEFEYARRLGHVLDTAAEPGRALDVVHLGGGALTLPRYVAATRPGSRQDVVEADRGLLDLVVEHLPLPADSGITLHAADARAWLEAAPPSSADIVIADVFGGSRVPAHLTTVAYARAAERVLRPDGVYLANLADSAPFAFLRSQLATFATVFQELVLIAEPAVLRGRRFGNAVLLAGHRPLDTAPLARRSAADAFPARVEHGAALRDFLGGAEPVHDENAVPSPEPPDGAFSIG
- the tuf gene encoding elongation factor Tu, with the protein product MSKTAYVRTKPHLNIGTMGHVDHGKTTLTAAITKVLAERGSGTFVPFDRIDRAPEEAARGITINIAHVEYETDTRHYAHVDMPGHADYVKNMVTGAAQLDGAILVVSALDGIMPQTAEHVLLARQVGVDHIVVALNKADAGDEELTDLVELEVRDLLTAQGYPGDSVPVVRVSGLKALEGDPRWTAAIDALLDAVDTYVPVPERYVDAPFLLPVENVLTITGRGTVVTGAVERGRIRVGDRVEVLGAEVETVVTGLETFGKPMEEAQAGDNVALLLRGVPRDAVRRGHVVAAPGSVVPSRRFTARVYVLSAREGGRTTPVSTGYRPQFYIRTADVVGDVDLGETAVARPGDTVTMTVELGREVPLEPGLGFAIREGGRTVGAGTVTSLA